One part of the Gemmatimonas sp. genome encodes these proteins:
- the ppsR gene encoding transcriptional regulator PpsR, with translation MASSVKPFDANNPAIGELDARSAASLLAVAGDIALVMDGAGVIRDVAVMGGGDTQFDAATQWIGRPWNETVSGDSRAKIDTLLKEAIHQGVSKRRQVNHLMGDVMDVPVSYTTIKLGRDGSLVAVGRDMRHVSALQQRLVEAQQAMERDYWRLRHVETRYRLLFQLASDGILVLDAATLKVLDANAAAGQLFGEPTDRLIGRVFPLGMDATAARALEDLLGAARSAGRAGDMAITLHGGRAVHASASCFRQEQATLLLVRFSPAELPAASSSGANSPSRLLDLLERSPDAFVVTDLEGVILTANRAFLDITELASEEQVRGTPLATYIGRPGADFPVFTSMLRKNGVVRLMATSARGLHGNQSEVEVSAVWVPEGEEPCIGFTIRDIGRRLASGPQGARDLTRAVEELTSLVGRVSLRDLVRDTVDLVERHFIEAALELTNDNRTSAAEVLGVSRQSLYVKLRRHRLVSPGGDREDDVSG, from the coding sequence ATGGCCAGTTCCGTGAAGCCCTTCGACGCGAATAATCCCGCCATCGGCGAGCTCGATGCCCGTTCGGCTGCCTCATTGCTCGCGGTGGCCGGGGACATTGCGCTTGTCATGGATGGGGCCGGCGTCATCCGGGACGTGGCCGTCATGGGCGGCGGTGACACGCAGTTCGATGCGGCCACCCAGTGGATCGGCCGGCCGTGGAACGAGACCGTGTCGGGCGACTCGCGCGCCAAGATCGATACGCTGCTCAAGGAAGCGATCCACCAGGGGGTGTCGAAGCGCCGCCAGGTGAATCACCTCATGGGCGACGTCATGGACGTGCCCGTGTCGTACACCACGATCAAGCTTGGGCGCGACGGCAGCCTCGTGGCGGTGGGGCGCGACATGCGCCACGTGTCGGCGCTACAACAGCGGCTGGTGGAAGCGCAGCAGGCGATGGAGCGCGACTATTGGCGCCTGCGTCATGTGGAAACGCGCTACCGCCTGCTCTTTCAGCTGGCGAGCGACGGCATCCTTGTGCTCGACGCGGCCACCCTCAAGGTGCTCGACGCCAACGCCGCCGCGGGACAGCTCTTTGGCGAACCCACCGACCGGCTGATCGGCCGTGTCTTTCCGCTGGGCATGGATGCCACGGCGGCGCGGGCGCTCGAGGATCTGCTGGGTGCCGCACGCAGCGCCGGCCGGGCGGGCGACATGGCCATCACGCTGCACGGTGGGCGGGCGGTCCATGCGTCCGCCTCCTGCTTCCGTCAGGAGCAGGCGACGCTGCTGCTCGTGCGCTTCTCGCCGGCGGAGTTGCCAGCGGCCAGCAGCAGCGGCGCCAACTCGCCGTCGCGGCTGCTCGATCTGCTCGAGCGCTCCCCCGACGCGTTCGTGGTAACCGACCTCGAGGGCGTCATCCTGACCGCCAATCGGGCGTTCCTGGACATCACGGAGCTGGCGAGCGAAGAGCAGGTGCGCGGAACCCCGCTGGCCACCTACATCGGGCGCCCCGGCGCCGACTTCCCGGTGTTCACCAGTATGCTGCGGAAGAACGGCGTGGTGCGGCTCATGGCGACCTCCGCACGCGGCCTCCATGGCAACCAGTCCGAGGTCGAGGTGTCGGCCGTCTGGGTGCCCGAAGGGGAGGAGCCGTGCATCGGCTTCACGATTCGTGACATCGGCCGGCGGCTGGCGAGCGGCCCGCAGGGGGCCCGCGACCTCACGCGCGCCGTCGAGGAGCTCACGTCGCTCGTGGGGCGCGTCTCGCTGCGCGACCTCGTGCGCGACACGGTGGACCTGGTGGAGCGGCATTTCATCGAGGCCGCCCTCGAGCTCACCAACGACAACCGGACGTCGGCCGCCGAAGTATTGGGGGTGAGCCGGCAGAGCCTGTACGTCAAGTTGCGAAGACATCGACTGGTGAGCCCCGGTGGTGATCGGGAAGATGATGTGAGCGGCTAG
- the chlG gene encoding chlorophyll synthase ChlG, which produces MGVSYTERTVPARLDPKAVLTLLKPVTWFPPMWAFTCGAISAGVPLSSERLWTLALGIGLTGPLVCASSQAVNDWFDRHVDAINEPNRPIPSGRIPGQWGLAIAIFWSALCIVWALPLGRFGLGAVAVALAFSWAYSAPPFRFKRNGWLGNTAVGFTYEGLAWITGAGIMLGNVLPPTPLLLLAVLYSIGAHGIMTLNDFKAIEGDRQMGVNSLPVLLGPTGAGWVASLVMLLAQCVVIGLLVTWGRPGFAIAIGVLTVVQAGLMGWFVQKPVERALYLSAFGVPFYVSGMMVSAFAVRTLPIVTTFGEGLR; this is translated from the coding sequence ATGGGCGTCAGCTACACAGAACGTACGGTCCCGGCACGACTGGATCCGAAAGCGGTCCTGACGTTGCTCAAGCCAGTCACGTGGTTCCCCCCGATGTGGGCGTTCACCTGCGGAGCGATCTCCGCCGGCGTACCGCTCTCGTCGGAGCGCCTGTGGACGCTGGCGTTGGGCATCGGGTTGACGGGACCGTTGGTCTGTGCCTCGAGCCAGGCGGTGAACGACTGGTTCGACCGCCACGTGGACGCCATCAACGAGCCGAACCGCCCCATTCCCTCGGGGCGCATCCCGGGGCAGTGGGGGCTGGCCATTGCCATCTTCTGGAGCGCCCTCTGTATCGTATGGGCACTCCCCCTGGGTCGGTTCGGGCTGGGCGCCGTGGCCGTGGCGCTGGCCTTTTCGTGGGCCTACAGCGCCCCGCCCTTCCGCTTCAAGCGCAACGGCTGGCTCGGCAACACCGCCGTTGGCTTCACCTACGAAGGACTCGCGTGGATCACCGGCGCGGGCATCATGCTGGGCAATGTGCTGCCGCCCACGCCGCTGCTCCTGCTGGCCGTGCTGTACAGCATCGGGGCGCACGGCATCATGACGCTCAATGATTTCAAGGCCATCGAAGGCGACCGGCAGATGGGGGTGAACTCGCTTCCCGTCCTGCTTGGCCCCACGGGGGCGGGGTGGGTGGCTTCGCTTGTCATGCTGCTGGCGCAATGCGTCGTGATCGGGCTGCTGGTCACGTGGGGGCGCCCCGGGTTCGCCATCGCCATCGGTGTACTGACCGTCGTTCAGGCGGGGCTCATGGGGTGGTTCGTGCAGAAGCCGGTGGAGCGGGCGCTCTACCTCAGCGCCTTCGGCGTACCGTTCTACGTGAGCGGCATGATGGTGTCGGCGTTCGCCGTGCGCACGCTCCCCATCGTCACCACGTTCGGTGAGGGGCTTCGCTGA